ATATGTGATATCCATCGAAGGCGTAATCTGAGCACACTCGACATTTGAAATGGCATAAAGAAGTTTGTGCTCCAGCCTCGGACGCACTTGCTCTGCATGACCCAAGAATACGTATTAACCAATAATTATTAATTGCAATCAAGCACGCCAGAAGCACTTTCTTTTTGAATAATTCATACGTACACAAGAAGTGTAATTTGAATTAAAGGCAAATATTGGCTCCAATCTTCATCAAAGTGGTCATGAGACTCGTGACTTTCATAGATAGAGAGTGCTTAGGATTAGGAGCAGCAGGCTtttatcaacaaataaaaggcgcacacacacacaattacCACTGCATGCATACTGATATTGAAAGAGGCTCAAAAAACGTGGTACCAATTAAAAGCTTTATGCAGTAAAAACCAATTCAGTTGAACccaaaagaatgaaaagcTTTTTATGATAAGAAAAAGTTGCATGTATTGTATGATATgctttgaatttattttgagCTCCCTCCATTAACCAGTGTGTATCAAATTAAAAGGGAGCAAATGATTAAAAGAAGCAGAGAATCTGTACTAATAAGCTTGCTCAACGAGGGTAGATCTACATAAATATGATGagtgagagggagagagagagggagagagagagtgggacagaaacaaaaataagacaGTGTGAAAGAAAGAGTCATACGAGTCACTCACTGGAGCAGAGCCATCGATTCGTTCGGTCCCCATCGCTCTGCCGTACCTCTCCCACTCACTTTCTCCCTCACTCTGCGCGGgaactcactctctctctctcttagacAATACAACAAACACATTAAAAGCGCTTTGCACAAAAGCAAAGTTAGAGCCGCGTTTTTCAGTCCCAGTACAATGATGACCCCTTCCCTAATCATGCACGTATAGTTGTGAAATGTGACAAATCAAGAATTATCATTTTGTGGTTGTCTTAATTAAGTGATTAATGGACTGAAGGGTCATATTCAATGGCAGTTCCACAACCACGACTTTTTTGTTCTgctttttctctgttttttctgCTTTTAACTGGGGCTATGATCCCTATACTTTCTTTTGtgactttctttctttccctgTTGGAGAGATATGGCTGCAACGTTACACAAGTCCAAAAACGCCCCCTCCCCTTTCCTTGCGATCAcgtttcaactttttttaaaaaaataatattttttttatatttttataagttCAAAGCTGGAACAATAAAACCAAACTAGTTCTACTTCTACAGCCCTACACTAATGGTAgagctttcttctttcttgttctAGTTCTTCTCTAAGTCTAAGGTTTCTCTTTACCCAAACTCatttaagtattttataaataaaaaaatactttgGGCCCATTTGAGATGGGTGACAACAAAGGGGATACAAGCAAGAAGCAGCcgcaacaacaacaaacacagcaacagcaacaaatTTCACCTTCTCCAAACGACCCCCTTGAAGATCAGTTACTACCAACAGAAATTACAAGACCACGCCACCATCAACAGCAGCCTCCACCGGCTGCTGCCCCATTCAATATTCCTGCCCCTTTGTTTGTTCCAAGTGGTGCTGCAACTTCATCTTCGTCACCCTTTGATCAGCAACACTTTGAGGCAGCTGTGAACCCCAAGAGACCTAGATATACAACAGGGCAATGGAAGCTCCTaccttctccttcttcccaaacaaaacaaacccaaatacCAATTCTCGCCAAAGAATCAACCCCATCCCCAAACCCAAAGAGTACCCAATTACCCCAACCTCATGTTACACCTACCAGAGCAGCTTCCTCCTCAGACACAGCTTCATCACCACCGGCACACTCTCCTCTGCCTTCATTATCAGCAACCTCAGGGCAGGACACAAACAAGACCGAGGGAGATCTTCAAAACCCAGTGCACAACCATCAATTCAGAAAGGGAAAGTATGTGAGCCCAGTTTGGAAACCAAATGAGATGTTGTGGTTGGCCAGGGGATGGAGGATTCAATATCAAGGTGGGCCAGCTGGTGGGTCTTCAGATCATGGGTCCGGCTCATCTTCGAGAACAGAGCAAATACCAACAGAGACAGGTACCCCTCACACCAGAAGCAAAACAAGAGCTGACAAGGATAGGGAAGTAGCTGAGTTTCTTCAAAAGCATGGAGTCAACAGAGACGCAAAAACAGCAGGTACCAAGTGGGATAATATGCTGGGAGAGTTTAGAAAAGTCTACGAGTGGGAGAGAGGGGCTGAGAGAGAACAAGTTGGGAAGAGTTATTTTAGACTTTCGCCCTACGAGAGAAAGCTGCATAGGTTGCCTGCCTCTTTTGATGAAGAGGTTTTTGAGGAACTTTCACAGTTCATGGGGTCTAGAATGAGAACACCTCAGAGCAGATTAGGCTCAGTTGGGGACGATAGTCGATCGGCTTTTGTTGTGACAAGAAGTCTAACCCAGCCGCCTTCTTTCAAAGAAGACGAGTTCCCTCCCTCAGGTATATATCATCCTATAGTATATTATGTACATTGtccacaaacatatatatttttaatagttCCATCATCCTTAAACAATTGAGTATATAATAGTTCtcttatcatttttatttttacttttggttttgtttttgtttttttcttttcttatttttaaaaaatgggtTGATATAATAGTTCTCTTATCATATATGCAGGTAGCAAGAAGCAGCTAATGATCATGAGCGGTGGAGGGGAACCGTTTTACCATGGAGGAAGAGGGACCTTGCTAGGGTTTCATCATCATGATCAGTCTTCCCTAGACTTCACTGCAGGCCTCTCTTCGTCTTCTGCTTCCAAAGAGCTTCGTCGAATTGGAAAGATTCGAATGACATGGGAAGAATTAGTGAGTTTGTGGGCTGAAGAAGGTGAGCACCACCGCGGGAGAGTGAGGCTCCAAGGCTCGAGCTTCTTGAATGCCGACGAGCTCACTTTCTTTGATGATTCCATGGTTGCTTCCACCATGGAAGCCTTTGAAGATGGACCTCTTAGAGGCTTTTCCGTTGATCGGTTTGTGTCTGGACAAGTAGTCAAAGTCTTTGGCAGAAGAAAGCCTTCATCATCTACTTCTGGTAAAATTGATATATAGCATCTCTTAATTTGATATTCCCATGTCAAAAAAAATCTTTGCTTAATTCCACATATAacacttcatttttatttaatgcCAATTAGGCTTCAATGAAAAAGTCCAGCTTTCCTTACCAGAATCTGCTTCAAGATGTAAGTCCtaaaaccaaattgaattaGTTTGATCATTTTATTTGATGTTCAACTTTTATATTGCACATTGGTTTGGTTAATGTTACTATTATTATCACCATGCCATATATGCATGTGCTTTGTTGCAGCTATTCCTTCAACCGAATTTCAAGACCCAACTGAGTACTACGTGGGATGTCTTGGAGCCCCGCCGCCATCGCTTCCGAGCTTACCCGAGCTCCAATGGTACTTACAAGAGCCGCCGCCGGAGGAACTCCGCTTCCCACTCCGAAAAGACGTCTACCGCGACTTACcacaaggaaaagaaatcTTCTTCACCACCTCAACCGAATTGCTAGACTGTAGAGCCATCACATACGACATCCTTAGCCCCATCATCCGAACAAACCCCAGTCTCAGTGCATCCACTGCCACAAGTAGAGACTCTTTCATTCCCATTTGGGACGACTGCATCAATAGGCTCGTCTCCAAATTTTGTTCACTCGAAATGGTCTTCATCCGCAGGCCCAACGCTTCATCACCAACCGAACCCTTACAAGATCAATGGCCGAACGTGACGGGGTTTGTTCGAAGTTTTTGTTTATGGAGAGGAGAAGAAACCGATCAACTAAGAGACAGCCATGACATGAACCCATCTAGCTCAATCGTTGAGAAAATCTTATGGACCTACATGGACCTTCCTTACATATTCGGCTATTATGCAATTGGTTATGTGGTGACATTTTGTGCATTAAGCCGATCTCAAGATCGAATAAATCGTACTGATTTAGCCACCATTGATCTGTCCTCACCCTCAGAGAGACTCAAAGCCCTAGTCCCATGTTATCGAATTGCCGGGTTATTGCCATTGCTAGCCGATCGGTGCTTCAACAACACCAATTGCAACAAATTGCTTCCCCATAGTGATTTCGAGAGACGAGACTTGGGCAATGGAAGAAACATAGTCGAAATGACACCAACTACGGTGACTCGATTTTTCTCCAACGTTCGAAAATGGACCGCGGTCAAAGAAATCTACGATTTTCTCGACCACAGAATACCCCATGCAGAATTTATCCACAGGTCGTTGGAAAAAGATTTGGGTTTGGTGTTCAAGCCAAGAGGGTGCAAGTGCAAGCCTACAAACTGTGAGCAGCTTGTGGAGGCGCTCAAGTACGTGACCAAAGCTTTAGTGGCACTGCACGACTTGTCGTTCATGCACAGGGACATAAGCTGGGAGAAAGTGATGAGGAGAACGGAAAGAGAGAACGAGTGGTTTGTTTGCGGGTTTGAGGAGGCGGTGGGGGCTCCACAGATATACCCGCGACGAGCTGTGGCGGCGGGGGAGTCGGCGGCGCGTGTGAGGCACGCACCGGAGATGGAGAGAGGGTTGCATGGGGTGAAAGTGGACGTGTGGGGAGTGGGGTATTTGGTGAGGAACTGTGGGTTGACAGGCGTGCCGAAGATGCTGAGGGAGCTTCAAAATCGGTGTTTGGATCAAAACCCCGAGCAGAGGCCGACCGCAGCCGATTGTTACCACCACCTGCTGCAGCTGCAGTCCTCTCTGCAGTCAGCCACAGCTGGTGGGGCTCTGATGtgaccctctctctctctaacacATCATTGttattatgtatttattattatgattaATGAATTGGCGTTTGTTAAAGTTATTTTACTTTTGTATGTGGttggtttttaaatttgataccttaaaatgaagaaaatggtTGGGATTTTCAGGGTGTGTGTTGGGGAGGTGAAATGGCGGCTGTTGCAGCTGCCGCTGCTGGGTGCAGAGGCAGCTCCTAGGGTTAGTTCCATCAAATCAAAGGTGAGGAAATGAAGTTGGGAAGACTGAAAACTGATGGGTATCATTGCAGAGGTAGCAGTGGATTTATTTACAGTTTTGATTGGTACGTAGGTCTGGGAAGCGGGCTTGGTATTGGTATAGGATTTTATTTAGGATAAggcattgttttgtttggacATGGCATGCACAATATATATCCTCTTCTCTTAAAATCTTTAACCTAGAACATTGCAGAatctttaatttctatttaatttCGCAGAAACACATCAATAATTCTCGAAAAGTCTCCCACCAAGATTTCCAAGGTTGATAAGTAATGGAACGCATGAAAGTTAGCGTTGTTGTTGTGTATCATTTCTAAGCTAAATTTCTTGTGACATGAAAGGAAAACCTCCATTAGGATTGTCCTCGATCCAAATGATCCAAACCCTAGCTATCATCCAAACACAACAACAGTATAAATATCTGGCTACAGAATGATGCAAATGTTTCGCTAGTGGGAGAACCATGGGTACATTTCCTCAAATGCAAAACCTAGTTGCTCTGCCCTGTGGGGCCAATGTGTCTCCATTTTAGCTTCATTGCCCCAATATAAACCCAACTATTCCAAACTTTCCAATCAACATTTCACGTTCGGGGTTTTTACCATATAGTTCCTGTGGTTTCTGACCTTTTTTCAACTTAATTTTATCAGCCAATTACGCCCTTTTTGAGTCGCATAAACCGTACACAGCTCCAAGATTGTGTCTGACAGACACACAGCTTTAAATAATACTGATTTAAACAGAAGCGCTTGTTCAAAATGTAACAAGCCACCTCGGTCCATCTGTAAGCCCAGACCCAACAACCAGGCCCACATAAGCACTTTCGCCCCCGGATTGTACGAAGCACTTCTAAAAGGTCAAGGTAGATTGAGGACTTTTCACTTGAGTTCAGTGTGCTCGCTCCACTAACCAAAATTACAATGGCCGATCAAACGGCAGCGTCCCATTCCAATCCCACCGTTGATCCTTACCATCACCTCCAGATTGCACCCAATCCCGACGACACCATCACACGCTTGGCGGAATATCCAAACAGTCCACCCACTTGTGATTCCAACCTCCCCACCCCAGTCCTCTCTAAAGACATCCCCATCAACCAATCAAACAACACCTGGGTTCGATTGTTCCTACCCCGCCATGTACTGGATCAATCCCCCTCGCCCACAGCCACACCCACTACCAAGCTACCTCTCGTGGTATTTTACCATGGTGGAGGCTTCATAATACTCAGTGCAGGCTCAACCATCTTCCATGATTTTTGTGTGAATCTTGCTATTGACGGGCCCGTGGTCATTGCATCCGTCGAGTATAGGCTGGCTCCGGAGCATCGGCTCCCGGCGGCTTATGACGATGCAATGGAAGCGTTGCACTGGATCAAAACCGCGCAAGACGACTGGTTGACGGACTATGCTGATCTGTCAAATTGTTTCCTCATGGGATCCAGCGCTGGAGGTAACATAGCCTACCACGCAGGACTCCGTGCAGTTGTGGGGGTTGACCACCTCAACCCCTTAAAGATAAGAGGGCTAATATTGCAGCAACCATTCTTTGGTGGGACCCAGAGAAGTGGCTCCGAGTTAAGGATGGCCAACGACCCAGTTTTACCTCTAAGTTGTTGTGATCTGATGTGGGACTTGTCATTGCCTCGTGGGTTTGACCGTGATCATGAGTATTGcaatccaacggtgggtggcGGTTCCAAGCACTTGGATGAAATAAAGGCGCTTGGCTGGAGAGTTTTGGTAACTGGCTGTGATGGAGACCCACTGATGGACCGTCAGATTGAGTTGGTGAAGATGCTAGAGGAAAAGGGTGTGCAAGTGGTGGGTCGTTTTATCCAAGGAGGTTATCACGGAGTTGAGGATGTTGAGCTCTCCAAGGCACATGAATTGTTTGTGGTTTTTAAAAGTTTTATAACCCAGCTCTAATAAATAATTGTCTTTAGTTCAAGACTTCAAGTTGTAAAGTGATGTTTAGATTTTATAAGATTGTAACGTGATGTTTAGATTTTACAAGATTGTAACGTGATGTACAATTTACTTCTTATTTGATGAAAGATGAGAAGAGTCTGTTCATCACACGACaaagtggctctgataccaaattgtcacattcCGGGATTAGccccgccgtagcacgatattgtccgctttgggccctcCTCTCTGCCCACACAGTCTTGTTtatgggagctcacgagcaacttcccaataGGTCACCAATCCTGGAATTGCTCTAGCCctcaactcgcttaacttcggagttcctacgactccgaagtcagtgagctcccaaaagacctcgtgctagatgaatgcgggtgtgcacatataaggcacatcacccccctctccgttggttggtGTGAGATCTTACACCAAGAAAGTTGCAAAAGCTAAGTGCCTAAATTTTGAGTTCCTCAAAGACttttaactaattttatattaaattcatATACATGTGGTAGGCATAGGATAACATAAAAATAGATGTGAAATTACTGAATTACCCTTGACATCTTATATTAATTAGTCGTAGAGTACCGACATGACATTGGTAGGAAATTGACGTTTGTATAAATTATGTGGTAGACAATCGTCATTGTATATTGTGGATTTGTTTGGACCTGATAT
The Prunus dulcis chromosome 2, ALMONDv2, whole genome shotgun sequence DNA segment above includes these coding regions:
- the LOC117619129 gene encoding uncharacterized protein LOC117619129 isoform X1 → MGDNKGDTSKKQPQQQQTQQQQQISPSPNDPLEDQLLPTEITRPRHHQQQPPPAAAPFNIPAPLFVPSGAATSSSSPFDQQHFEAAVNPKRPRYTTGQWKLLPSPSSQTKQTQIPILAKESTPSPNPKSTQLPQPHVTPTRAASSSDTASSPPAHSPLPSLSATSGQDTNKTEGDLQNPVHNHQFRKGKYVSPVWKPNEMLWLARGWRIQYQGGPAGGSSDHGSGSSSRTEQIPTETGTPHTRSKTRADKDREVAEFLQKHGVNRDAKTAGTKWDNMLGEFRKVYEWERGAEREQVGKSYFRLSPYERKLHRLPASFDEEVFEELSQFMGSRMRTPQSRLGSVGDDSRSAFVVTRSLTQPPSFKEDEFPPSGSKKQLMIMSGGGEPFYHGGRGTLLGFHHHDQSSLDFTAGLSSSSASKELRRIGKIRMTWEELVSLWAEEGEHHRGRVRLQGSSFLNADELTFFDDSMVASTMEAFEDGPLRGFSVDRFVSGQVVKVFGRRKPSSSTSGFNEKVQLSLPESASRSIPSTEFQDPTEYYVGCLGAPPPSLPSLPELQWYLQEPPPEELRFPLRKDVYRDLPQGKEIFFTTSTELLDCRAITYDILSPIIRTNPSLSASTATSRDSFIPIWDDCINRLVSKFCSLEMVFIRRPNASSPTEPLQDQWPNVTGFVRSFCLWRGEETDQLRDSHDMNPSSSIVEKILWTYMDLPYIFGYYAIGYVVTFCALSRSQDRINRTDLATIDLSSPSERLKALVPCYRIAGLLPLLADRCFNNTNCNKLLPHSDFERRDLGNGRNIVEMTPTTVTRFFSNVRKWTAVKEIYDFLDHRIPHAEFIHRSLEKDLGLVFKPRGCKCKPTNCEQLVEALKYVTKALVALHDLSFMHRDISWEKVMRRTERENEWFVCGFEEAVGAPQIYPRRAVAAGESAARVRHAPEMERGLHGVKVDVWGVGYLVRNCGLTGVPKMLRELQNRCLDQNPEQRPTAADCYHHLLQLQSSLQSATAGCVLGR
- the LOC117619600 gene encoding carboxylesterase 1-like, translated to MADQTAASHSNPTVDPYHHLQIAPNPDDTITRLAEYPNSPPTCDSNLPTPVLSKDIPINQSNNTWVRLFLPRHVLDQSPSPTATPTTKLPLVVFYHGGGFIILSAGSTIFHDFCVNLAIDGPVVIASVEYRLAPEHRLPAAYDDAMEALHWIKTAQDDWLTDYADLSNCFLMGSSAGGNIAYHAGLRAVVGVDHLNPLKIRGLILQQPFFGGTQRSGSELRMANDPVLPLSCCDLMWDLSLPRGFDRDHEYCNPTVGGGSKHLDEIKALGWRVLVTGCDGDPLMDRQIELVKMLEEKGVQVVGRFIQGGYHGVEDVELSKAHELFVVFKSFITQL
- the LOC117619129 gene encoding uncharacterized protein LOC117619129 isoform X2, yielding MGDNKGDTSKKQPQQQQTQQQQQISPSPNDPLEDQLLPTEITRPRHHQQQPPPAAAPFNIPAPLFVPSGAATSSSSPFDQQHFEAAVNPKRPRYTTGQWKLLPSPSSQTKQTQIPILAKESTPSPNPKSTQLPQPHVTPTRAASSSDTASSPPAHSPLPSLSATSGQDTNKTEGDLQNPVHNHQFRKGKYVSPVWKPNEMLWLARGWRIQYQGGPAGGSSDHGSGSSSRTEQIPTETGTPHTRSKTRADKDREVAEFLQKHGVNRDAKTAGTKWDNMLGEFRKVYEWERGAEREQVGKSYFRLSPYERKLHRLPASFDEEVFEELSQFMGSRMRTPQSRLGSVGDDSRSAFVVTRSLTQPPSFKEDEFPPSGSKKQLMIMSGGGEPFYHGGRGTLLGFHHHDQSSLDFTAGLSSSSASKELRRIGKIRMTWEELVSLWAEEGEHHRGRVRLQGSSFLNADELTFFDDSMVASTMEAFEDGPLRGFSVDRFVSGQVVKVFGRRKPSSSTSGFNEKVQLSLPESASRSIPSTEFQDPTEYYVGCLGAPPPSLPSLPELQWYLQEPPPEELRFPLRKDVYRDLPQGKEIFFTTSTELLDCRAITYDILSPIIRTNPSLSASTATSRDSFIPIWDDCINRLVSKFCSLEMVFIRRPNASSPTEPLQDQWPNVTGFVRSFCLWRGEETDQLRDSHDMNPSSSIVEKILWTYMDLPYIFGYYAIGYVVTFCALSRSQDRINRTDLATIDLSSPSERLKALVPCYRIAGLLPLLADRCFNNTNCNKLLPHSDFERRDLGNGRNIVEMTPTTVTRFFSNVRKWTAVKEIYDFLDHRIPHAEFIHRSLEKDLGLVFKPRGCKCKPTNCEQLVEALKYVTKALVALHDLSFMHRDISWEKVMRRTERENEWFVCGFEEAVGAPQIYPRRAVAAGESAARVRHAPEMERGLHGVKVDVWGVGYLVRNCGLTGVPKMLRELQNRCLDQNPEQRPTAADCYHHLLQLQSSLQSATAGGALM